A single region of the Lotus japonicus ecotype B-129 chromosome 4, LjGifu_v1.2 genome encodes:
- the LOC130711656 gene encoding L-Ala-D/L-amino acid epimerase isoform X1 has translation MFQTLTCYTTLHSSPMDSTSFLSSAPTLFTSTTHNSISITPTFSFPRNSLPFTKIMASSATTSSTAQPIVFGFKTLMETFTVDVHRAENRPLNVPLIAPFTIASSRLDKVENVAIRVELKNGAVGWGEAPVLPFVTAEDQPTAMAKASEACAFLYKCPALTLGSLLGEIGAILPGHQFASVRAGVEMAIIDAVANSIRVPLWKLFGGASNTITTDITIPIVSPSEAAKLASKYYKEGFETLKLKVGKNLNADIEVLQAIRAAHPTCQFILDANEGYNSEEAVEVLEKLHDWLSISEMGLTPVLFEQPVHRDDWDGLGYVSSIARERYGVSVAADESCRGLTDVYKIAEGNLLDVINIKLAKVGVMGALDIIDKAKVAGLDLMIGGMVETRLAMGFAGHLAAGLGCFKFIDLDTPLLLADDPVLEGYEVSGATYKFTNARGHGGFLHWDNVA, from the exons ATGTTTCAAACTCTAACCTGTTACACAACACTCCACTCATCACCAATGGACTCAACTTCATTCCTCTCCTCTGCTCCTACCCTTTTCACCTCCACCACACACAACTCCATTTCCATCACACCCACCTTCTCCTTTCCCAGAAACTCTCTTCCTTTCACCAAAATCATGGCTTCATCAGCTACTACATCATCAACAGCACAACCCATCGTGTTTGGTTTCAAGACTTTGATGGAAACCTTCACTGTTGATGTGCACAGAGCAGAGAACAGGCCATTGAATGTGCCCTTGATTGCTCCTTTCACCATCGCTTCTTCCAGGTTGGACAAGGTGGAGAACGTTGCTATCAGAGTTGAGCTGAAGAACGGTGCTGTTGGGTGGGGTGAGGCGCCGGTTTTGCCTTTTGTTACTGCAGAGGATCAACCTACTGCCATGGCTAAAGCTTCTGAGGCGTGTGCGTTCTTGTATAAGTGTCCTGCACTCACTCTGGGTTCTTTGTTGGGGGAGATTGGTGCTATTCTTCCAGGGCATCAGTTTGCTTCA GTTAGGGCTGGGGTAGAGATGGCAATAATTGATGCTGTTGCAAATAGTATTCGTGTGCCATTGTGGAAGCTTTTTGGTGGGGCTTCAAATACCATAACGACAGATATAACA ATCCCAATTGTTTCTCCATCTGAAGCAGCTAAATTGGCTTCTAAGTACTATAAAGAAGGATTTGAGACTTTGAAGCTGAAAGTTGGAAAGAATCTGAATGCAGATATAGAAGTGCTCCAAGCTATACGTGCTGCCCACCCTACATGTCAGTTTATTCTCGATGCTAACGAGGGGTATAACTCTGAAGAAGCAGTGGAAGTTCTTGAGAAATTACATG ATTGGCTTTCTATTTCAGAAATGGGGTTGACCCCGGTTCTATTTGAGCAACCGGTTCATAGAGATGATTGGGACGGTCTTGGATATGTCAGTAGTATAGCAAGAGAAAGATATGGAGTATCTGTTGCAGCTGATGAGAGCTGCAGAGGTTTAACTGATGTTTACAAAATAGCAGAAGGGAATCTTTTAGATGTCATTAACATTAAGCTCGCCAAAGTTGGAGTAATGGGCGCGTTGGATATTATAGATAAGGCGAAAGTAGCaggattagatttgatgattgGTGGTATGGTTGAGACAAGATTGGCTATGGGTTTCGCTGGTCACCTTGCTGCTGGTCTTGGGTGTTTTAA GTTCATTGACCTAGACACACCACTTCTACTTGCAGATGATCCTGTTCTTGAAGGCTATGAAG TGTCAGGTGCCACATATAAGTTCACAAATGCTAGGGGTCATGGTGGATTCCTTCACTGGGACAATGTTGCTTA A
- the LOC130711656 gene encoding L-Ala-D/L-amino acid epimerase isoform X2, with product MFQTLTCYTTLHSSPMDSTSFLSSAPTLFTSTTHNSISITPTFSFPRNSLPFTKIMASSATTSSTAQPIVFGFKTLMETFTVDVHRAENRPLNVPLIAPFTIASSRLDKVENVAIRVELKNGAVGWGEAPVLPFVTAEDQPTAMAKASEACAFLYKCPALTLGSLLGEIGAILPGHQFASVRAGVEMAIIDAVANSIRVPLWKLFGGASNTITTDITIPIVSPSEAAKLASKYYKEGFETLKLKVGKNLNADIEVLQAIRAAHPTCQFILDANEGYNSEEAVEVLEKLHEMGLTPVLFEQPVHRDDWDGLGYVSSIARERYGVSVAADESCRGLTDVYKIAEGNLLDVINIKLAKVGVMGALDIIDKAKVAGLDLMIGGMVETRLAMGFAGHLAAGLGCFKFIDLDTPLLLADDPVLEGYEVSGATYKFTNARGHGGFLHWDNVA from the exons ATGTTTCAAACTCTAACCTGTTACACAACACTCCACTCATCACCAATGGACTCAACTTCATTCCTCTCCTCTGCTCCTACCCTTTTCACCTCCACCACACACAACTCCATTTCCATCACACCCACCTTCTCCTTTCCCAGAAACTCTCTTCCTTTCACCAAAATCATGGCTTCATCAGCTACTACATCATCAACAGCACAACCCATCGTGTTTGGTTTCAAGACTTTGATGGAAACCTTCACTGTTGATGTGCACAGAGCAGAGAACAGGCCATTGAATGTGCCCTTGATTGCTCCTTTCACCATCGCTTCTTCCAGGTTGGACAAGGTGGAGAACGTTGCTATCAGAGTTGAGCTGAAGAACGGTGCTGTTGGGTGGGGTGAGGCGCCGGTTTTGCCTTTTGTTACTGCAGAGGATCAACCTACTGCCATGGCTAAAGCTTCTGAGGCGTGTGCGTTCTTGTATAAGTGTCCTGCACTCACTCTGGGTTCTTTGTTGGGGGAGATTGGTGCTATTCTTCCAGGGCATCAGTTTGCTTCA GTTAGGGCTGGGGTAGAGATGGCAATAATTGATGCTGTTGCAAATAGTATTCGTGTGCCATTGTGGAAGCTTTTTGGTGGGGCTTCAAATACCATAACGACAGATATAACA ATCCCAATTGTTTCTCCATCTGAAGCAGCTAAATTGGCTTCTAAGTACTATAAAGAAGGATTTGAGACTTTGAAGCTGAAAGTTGGAAAGAATCTGAATGCAGATATAGAAGTGCTCCAAGCTATACGTGCTGCCCACCCTACATGTCAGTTTATTCTCGATGCTAACGAGGGGTATAACTCTGAAGAAGCAGTGGAAGTTCTTGAGAAATTACATG AAATGGGGTTGACCCCGGTTCTATTTGAGCAACCGGTTCATAGAGATGATTGGGACGGTCTTGGATATGTCAGTAGTATAGCAAGAGAAAGATATGGAGTATCTGTTGCAGCTGATGAGAGCTGCAGAGGTTTAACTGATGTTTACAAAATAGCAGAAGGGAATCTTTTAGATGTCATTAACATTAAGCTCGCCAAAGTTGGAGTAATGGGCGCGTTGGATATTATAGATAAGGCGAAAGTAGCaggattagatttgatgattgGTGGTATGGTTGAGACAAGATTGGCTATGGGTTTCGCTGGTCACCTTGCTGCTGGTCTTGGGTGTTTTAA GTTCATTGACCTAGACACACCACTTCTACTTGCAGATGATCCTGTTCTTGAAGGCTATGAAG TGTCAGGTGCCACATATAAGTTCACAAATGCTAGGGGTCATGGTGGATTCCTTCACTGGGACAATGTTGCTTA A
- the LOC130711656 gene encoding L-Ala-D/L-amino acid epimerase isoform X3 has product MFQTLTCYTTLHSSPMDSTSFLSSAPTLFTSTTHNSISITPTFSFPRNSLPFTKIMASSATTSSTAQPIVFGFKTLMETFTVDVHRAENRPLNVPLIAPFTIASSRLDKVENVAIRVELKNGAVGWGEAPVLPFVTAEDQPTAMAKASEACAFLYKCPALTLGSLLGEIGAILPGHQFASVRAGVEMAIIDAVANSIRVPLWKLFGGASNTITTDITIPIVSPSEAAKLASKYYKEGFETLKLKVGKNLNADIEVLQAIRAAHPTCQFILDANEGYNSEEAVEVLEKLHEMGLTPVLFEQPVHRDDWDGLGYVSSIARERYGVSVAADESCRGLTDVYKIAEGNLLDVINIKLAKVGVMGALDIIDKAKVAGLDLMIGGMVETRLAMGFAGHLAAGLGCFKFIDLDTPLLLADDPVLEGYEVSGATYKFTNARGHGGFLHWDNVA; this is encoded by the exons ATGTTTCAAACTCTAACCTGTTACACAACACTCCACTCATCACCAATGGACTCAACTTCATTCCTCTCCTCTGCTCCTACCCTTTTCACCTCCACCACACACAACTCCATTTCCATCACACCCACCTTCTCCTTTCCCAGAAACTCTCTTCCTTTCACCAAAATCATGGCTTCATCAGCTACTACATCATCAACAGCACAACCCATCGTGTTTGGTTTCAAGACTTTGATGGAAACCTTCACTGTTGATGTGCACAGAGCAGAGAACAGGCCATTGAATGTGCCCTTGATTGCTCCTTTCACCATCGCTTCTTCCAGGTTGGACAAGGTGGAGAACGTTGCTATCAGAGTTGAGCTGAAGAACGGTGCTGTTGGGTGGGGTGAGGCGCCGGTTTTGCCTTTTGTTACTGCAGAGGATCAACCTACTGCCATGGCTAAAGCTTCTGAGGCGTGTGCGTTCTTGTATAAGTGTCCTGCACTCACTCTGGGTTCTTTGTTGGGGGAGATTGGTGCTATTCTTCCAGGGCATCAGTTTGCTTCA GTTAGGGCTGGGGTAGAGATGGCAATAATTGATGCTGTTGCAAATAGTATTCGTGTGCCATTGTGGAAGCTTTTTGGTGGGGCTTCAAATACCATAACGACAGATATAACA ATCCCAATTGTTTCTCCATCTGAAGCAGCTAAATTGGCTTCTAAGTACTATAAAGAAGGATTTGAGACTTTGAAGCTGAAAGTTGGAAAGAATCTGAATGCAGATATAGAAGTGCTCCAAGCTATACGTGCTGCCCACCCTACATGTCAGTTTATTCTCGATGCTAACGAGGGGTATAACTCTGAAGAAGCAGTGGAAGTTCTTGAGAAATTACATG AAATGGGGTTGACCCCGGTTCTATTTGAGCAACCGGTTCATAGAGATGATTGGGACGGTCTTGGATATGTCAGTAGTATAGCAAGAGAAAGATATGGAGTATCTGTTGCAGCTGATGAGAGCTGCAGAGGTTTAACTGATGTTTACAAAATAGCAGAAGGGAATCTTTTAGATGTCATTAACATTAAGCTCGCCAAAGTTGGAGTAATGGGCGCGTTGGATATTATAGATAAGGCGAAAGTAGCaggattagatttgatgattgGTGGTATGGTTGAGACAAGATTGGCTATGGGTTTCGCTGGTCACCTTGCTGCTGGTCTTGGGTGTTTTAA GTTCATTGACCTAGACACACCACTTCTACTTGCAGATGATCCTGTTCTTGAAGGCTATGAAG TGTCAGGTGCCACATATAAGTTCACAAATGCTAGGGGTCATGGTGGATTCCTTCACTGGGACAATGTTGCTTAG